The following proteins are co-located in the Chryseobacterium daecheongense genome:
- a CDS encoding prolipoprotein diacylglyceryl transferase, with protein sequence MDFPVTFQIFGKTMLAHPLFEALGMFMGMRYYFYLKRKSPEKLSFNVSAAILIGATAGALIGSKLIGNLENPYKLFNDFSFKNIWSNNTIVGGLAFGLIGVELAKKIVGHKESTGDLIVYPLLLAIIIGRIGCFLTGIYEETYGLPTGSVFGMHLGDGYLRHPVALYEIAFLISLWVVLRIKQSTGEYPSGYIFQLFMLNYFTFRFFLDFIKPRVELVGNLGTIQIVCILVIIYYIFKIKQTKSVNSHQNI encoded by the coding sequence ATGGATTTTCCTGTTACTTTTCAAATCTTTGGTAAAACAATGCTGGCGCATCCTCTTTTTGAAGCGTTGGGAATGTTCATGGGAATGCGTTATTACTTTTACCTAAAAAGAAAATCCCCGGAAAAGTTATCCTTCAATGTTTCAGCGGCGATTCTCATCGGTGCTACTGCAGGAGCTTTGATCGGGTCAAAATTGATCGGGAATCTTGAAAATCCTTACAAGCTTTTTAATGACTTCAGCTTTAAAAATATATGGTCGAATAATACGATTGTCGGAGGACTTGCCTTTGGATTGATAGGAGTGGAGCTCGCTAAGAAAATTGTGGGGCATAAGGAAAGTACGGGAGATCTGATTGTGTATCCTCTATTACTTGCCATCATCATTGGTAGGATAGGATGTTTTCTGACCGGAATCTATGAAGAAACATATGGTCTTCCTACAGGTTCTGTTTTTGGAATGCATCTGGGGGATGGGTATTTGCGACATCCCGTAGCGCTTTACGAGATCGCTTTCTTAATCAGCCTCTGGGTTGTTTTAAGGATTAAGCAAAGTACTGGGGAATATCCTTCCGGATATATTTTCCAGCTTTTTATGCTGAATTATTTCACATTCAGATTTTTCCTGGATTTTATTAAGCCGAGGGTTGAGCTGGTTGGAAACCTGGGAACAATTCAGATTGTGTGCATACTTGTAATTATTTATTACATTTTTAAAATCAAGCAGACAAAAAGTGTAAATTCACATCAAAATATTTGA
- a CDS encoding radical SAM protein — protein sequence MPVRNYTYYDYTISLCPECLKRVGAKVIIEDEAVFMTKRCPDHGFFKTKIASDVQYYKNIRNYNKASEMPLHFGTDVEYGCPYDCGLCVDHEQHSCLSIVEVTDRCNLTCPTCYAMSSPHYGSHRSLEEIEAMFDIIVKNEGEPDVVQISGGEPTIHPEFFKIMDIAKTKPIKHLMLNTNGVRIANDPGFAEKLATYAPEFEVYLQFDSFKPEVLMDFRGKDLTDVRMKALEKLNELNLSTTLVIVLQKDKNIDEIGKIIDFALKQKCVRGITFQPVEIAGRNREDSAYEKITLTEVRQEILNQFPLLNSDDIIPVPCNPDALAMGYILKLEGEIIPLTRYINPADLLNNESRNTIVYEQDAGLHMQLLDIFSTGISVDKVKPKVNQLLCCLPEVSAPDLDYDNLFRIIIMNFMDAHDFDVRAVKKSCVHIVNKDLKLIPFETMNLFYRDGKKEYLEELRKEDKVLF from the coding sequence ATGCCGGTAAGAAATTATACCTATTACGATTATACAATAAGCCTTTGCCCCGAATGCCTTAAAAGAGTGGGAGCTAAGGTTATTATAGAGGATGAAGCCGTTTTCATGACTAAACGGTGTCCTGATCACGGGTTTTTCAAAACAAAAATTGCCTCGGATGTTCAGTACTATAAAAACATCCGAAACTATAATAAAGCTTCGGAGATGCCTTTGCATTTTGGTACGGATGTAGAATATGGTTGTCCTTATGACTGCGGACTCTGTGTGGATCATGAACAGCACAGCTGTCTTTCTATCGTAGAAGTTACAGATCGTTGTAACCTTACTTGCCCCACATGCTACGCAATGTCATCACCCCATTACGGAAGCCACCGGAGCCTGGAAGAAATCGAAGCGATGTTTGATATCATTGTAAAAAATGAAGGAGAGCCGGATGTTGTACAGATCAGTGGAGGAGAGCCAACCATTCATCCTGAGTTTTTTAAGATCATGGATATTGCAAAGACAAAGCCGATCAAGCATTTAATGTTAAATACCAATGGAGTAAGGATAGCGAATGATCCTGGTTTTGCTGAAAAATTAGCCACATATGCTCCCGAGTTTGAGGTTTATCTTCAGTTTGATTCCTTTAAACCGGAGGTTTTAATGGATTTCAGAGGGAAAGATCTTACTGATGTCAGAATGAAGGCTCTTGAAAAGCTGAATGAATTAAATCTTTCCACGACATTAGTTATCGTACTCCAAAAGGACAAAAATATTGATGAAATAGGAAAGATCATTGATTTTGCCTTAAAACAGAAATGTGTGCGGGGAATTACATTTCAGCCCGTTGAGATAGCAGGGAGGAACAGAGAAGACTCTGCTTATGAAAAAATTACGTTAACAGAAGTAAGACAAGAGATCCTGAATCAGTTTCCGTTGCTTAATTCAGATGATATTATTCCGGTTCCCTGTAATCCGGATGCCTTGGCAATGGGATATATCTTAAAGCTGGAGGGTGAAATTATTCCTTTAACCCGATATATCAATCCGGCTGATTTACTGAATAATGAATCCAGAAACACGATTGTCTATGAACAGGATGCCGGGCTTCATATGCAGCTTTTGGATATTTTCAGTACAGGAATTTCCGTAGATAAAGTAAAACCTAAAGTGAACCAGTTACTCTGCTGTCTTCCTGAAGTTTCAGCTCCTGATCTCGATTATGATAATCTCTTTAGGATCATTATTATGAACTTTATGGATGCCCATGATTTTGATGTTCGTGCGGTTAAAAAATCCTGCGTGCACATCGTTAACAAAGACCTGAAATTAATCCCTTTTGAAACCATGAATCTTTTCTACCGTGATGGAAAAAAAGAATACCTTGAAGAACTGAGAAAAGAGGATAAAGTACTTTTTTGA
- a CDS encoding GNAT family N-acetyltransferase translates to MYGKLDNPVYHSLNEYHKKFCLNFGNSKFYNPEVAAFGGASDIGKEEDIAEYAKICDDFLVFGAKPTVNFATALSQLVCDQYVLENKIEIDFTEDIVLITEENQKELNDFILKFYPYYFKKRTPELGRYFGIFKDEKLVAVTGERMQMDDMTEVSAVITDTDYLGKGYAKQLVAFVSGKIFDDNKTPFLHVAESNMGAKKLYDKLGFGHRGKINLWGVKR, encoded by the coding sequence ATGTACGGTAAGCTAGACAATCCTGTTTATCATTCACTTAATGAATACCATAAAAAGTTTTGCTTAAACTTTGGAAATTCTAAATTTTACAATCCTGAGGTTGCTGCTTTTGGGGGCGCATCCGACATAGGAAAAGAAGAAGATATTGCAGAATATGCAAAAATCTGTGATGATTTTCTTGTTTTTGGCGCTAAACCCACAGTTAACTTTGCAACTGCATTATCTCAGCTTGTCTGTGATCAGTATGTTTTGGAAAATAAAATAGAAATCGACTTTACAGAAGATATTGTCCTTATTACAGAGGAAAATCAGAAGGAACTTAACGATTTTATCCTGAAATTTTATCCTTATTATTTTAAAAAGAGAACACCGGAACTTGGCCGCTATTTTGGAATTTTTAAAGATGAAAAACTGGTTGCCGTAACAGGTGAAAGAATGCAGATGGACGATATGACTGAAGTAAGTGCCGTGATTACCGATACGGATTACCTGGGAAAAGGCTATGCAAAACAACTTGTTGCTTTTGTTTCAGGAAAAATATTTGATGATAACAAAACCCCGTTTCTCCATGTAGCGGAAAGCAATATGGGAGCCAAAAAACTTTACGATAAGTTAGGATTCGGTCACAGGGGAAAGATCAATTTATGGGGTGTTAAACGATAG
- the surE gene encoding 5'/3'-nucleotidase SurE, whose product MERPLILVTNDDGITAPGIRNLVNFMNEIGEVIVVAPNSPQSGKGHAITINSTLSYEEVNLDGPQQDFSCSGTPVDCVKMALDKILKRRPDIVVSGINHGANSSINVIYSGTMSAAVEAGVEGIPAIGFSLLDFSWEADFTQAKEFIQNIVKRTLENPMPRGIVLNVNIPKLPAQEIKGIKVCKQAHAKWEESFDERVNPHGKKYYWLTGYFNNMDESEDADETALANGYISIVPVKFDLTAYEYMKTLEEVMNFD is encoded by the coding sequence ATGGAAAGACCTCTTATTCTGGTTACTAATGATGATGGAATTACAGCACCTGGTATCAGAAATCTAGTCAATTTTATGAATGAAATAGGCGAAGTAATCGTAGTAGCTCCCAATTCTCCACAAAGTGGTAAAGGACATGCAATTACGATCAATTCTACCTTAAGTTATGAAGAAGTAAACCTTGATGGCCCGCAGCAGGATTTTTCCTGTAGTGGCACCCCTGTTGACTGTGTAAAAATGGCCCTTGACAAAATATTGAAAAGAAGACCTGATATCGTGGTTTCCGGCATTAATCATGGAGCTAATTCATCGATTAATGTTATTTATTCAGGGACCATGTCTGCGGCCGTAGAAGCAGGTGTAGAAGGAATTCCTGCTATCGGATTTTCGCTGCTCGACTTTAGCTGGGAAGCAGACTTTACGCAGGCTAAAGAGTTCATTCAGAATATTGTAAAAAGAACCTTGGAAAACCCAATGCCACGAGGGATCGTTCTGAACGTAAACATTCCAAAACTTCCGGCTCAAGAAATAAAAGGGATTAAAGTATGTAAACAGGCACATGCGAAATGGGAAGAAAGCTTTGACGAAAGGGTCAATCCGCACGGAAAAAAATACTATTGGCTGACAGGGTATTTCAACAATATGGACGAGTCTGAGGATGCTGACGAAACAGCTTTGGCTAACGGATATATTTCCATTGTTCCCGTAAAGTTTGATTTAACAGCCTACGAATATATGAAAACCCTGGAAGAGGTAATGAATTTTGACTAA
- a CDS encoding carboxy terminal-processing peptidase → MWKNFKLNKFLLLIPLTSLMFCFNSPKNDDEKMQTIMVSVKNTLSYLHYSPKPINDAYSKDVYKHYFELVDPAKRYFLQSDMDEFSKHETKLDDYLNLGDLTFYKLTIDRLYQRVDEIDQITQDIFSKPINLEEDETLTLEPKLKKVPANKQEQYNEWRKFIKYNILQEIESMNSKEQAQKEKKDSVQKYNLKDTIKLQILTPDQKRIKATDEVKDLVKETFTRFKKRKKMDWFTVYMNAYTEVFDPHTNYYSPKDKEDFDTQFAGKVIGIGAIIQEKKGNLYLGALTIGAPAWKSKQLSEGDKILKVKSKPKEDAVNVVGMLSDEAVRLIRGEKGTPVTLTVQKKDGTIKEVTMIREEVAIEDTFARSIVVNAPNGKKYGFINLPSFNADFEDAKGRNASDDIKNEIIKLKAQNIEGIVLDLRNNGGGSLTEVGDIMGLFMNAGPYVQVKDGNGKIQTLKNKNETPIWTGPLVIMQNELSASASEILAGVMQDYGRAMIIGSPQSFGKGTVQTFVDLNRFLNTEDDFGSLKLTIQKFYRITGESTQRKGIVSDIQMKDFFTYAEIGERYDDFALAWDKIPGTQFQKLNYFDIKALEKASNDRMAKNSNYQLLLESAQWREKLDKEETITLNITKFNEVMKQRKAQIEKFKALTKFVNGLQFTMYPNEIEREKKDEAFKKKSEMWIKNLKKDTYLQEAMNIIADMNVKS, encoded by the coding sequence ATGTGGAAAAATTTTAAACTTAATAAATTTTTACTCCTAATTCCATTGACAAGTCTAATGTTTTGTTTCAACTCGCCTAAGAATGACGATGAAAAGATGCAGACGATAATGGTGAGCGTGAAAAATACACTTTCTTATTTGCACTACAGCCCAAAACCTATTAATGATGCCTACTCAAAAGATGTTTATAAGCATTATTTTGAATTGGTAGATCCTGCAAAAAGATATTTTCTTCAGTCGGATATGGATGAATTCAGTAAACACGAAACAAAGCTGGATGATTATCTGAACCTTGGAGACCTTACTTTCTATAAATTAACTATCGACAGATTATACCAAAGAGTGGATGAAATTGACCAGATTACCCAGGACATTTTCAGCAAGCCTATTAATCTGGAAGAAGATGAAACCCTTACACTGGAACCAAAACTTAAAAAGGTACCCGCGAATAAGCAAGAGCAGTATAACGAATGGAGAAAATTCATCAAATACAATATCCTTCAGGAAATTGAGTCGATGAACAGTAAGGAACAGGCTCAGAAAGAGAAAAAAGATTCTGTACAAAAATATAATCTGAAAGATACCATCAAGCTTCAGATCCTTACTCCTGACCAGAAAAGGATAAAAGCAACAGATGAAGTTAAAGATCTTGTAAAAGAAACTTTTACAAGGTTTAAGAAAAGAAAGAAAATGGATTGGTTTACAGTATACATGAATGCTTATACTGAAGTTTTTGATCCGCACACCAACTATTATTCTCCAAAAGACAAAGAAGACTTCGATACTCAGTTTGCAGGAAAAGTGATTGGTATTGGGGCGATTATCCAGGAGAAAAAAGGGAATCTTTATCTGGGGGCTTTAACCATAGGAGCTCCGGCCTGGAAATCCAAGCAGCTTTCAGAAGGAGATAAGATCCTGAAAGTAAAATCCAAGCCAAAAGAAGATGCCGTAAATGTAGTGGGAATGCTTTCTGACGAAGCTGTAAGACTGATCAGAGGGGAAAAAGGAACTCCGGTAACTCTTACGGTACAGAAAAAAGATGGAACGATTAAAGAAGTTACGATGATCCGTGAGGAAGTAGCGATTGAAGATACATTCGCAAGAAGTATTGTGGTTAATGCTCCAAATGGAAAAAAATATGGTTTTATCAATCTGCCGAGCTTCAATGCTGATTTCGAAGATGCTAAGGGAAGAAACGCTTCAGATGACATTAAAAATGAAATCATTAAACTAAAGGCTCAGAACATTGAAGGAATTGTTTTAGACCTGAGAAATAATGGAGGAGGTTCATTAACAGAAGTTGGTGATATCATGGGATTATTTATGAATGCAGGACCTTACGTACAGGTAAAAGATGGGAACGGTAAAATTCAGACGTTAAAAAACAAGAATGAAACTCCGATCTGGACAGGACCTTTGGTGATTATGCAGAATGAGCTTTCTGCCTCGGCTTCAGAAATTTTGGCCGGAGTAATGCAGGATTACGGAAGAGCAATGATTATTGGTTCTCCACAATCTTTTGGTAAAGGGACAGTTCAGACATTCGTAGACCTAAACAGATTCTTAAATACTGAAGATGATTTCGGATCACTGAAATTAACGATTCAGAAATTTTACAGAATTACGGGAGAATCTACCCAAAGAAAAGGAATTGTATCCGATATCCAGATGAAGGACTTCTTTACTTATGCTGAAATTGGAGAAAGATATGATGATTTTGCGCTGGCTTGGGATAAAATTCCTGGAACGCAATTCCAAAAGTTAAATTATTTTGATATCAAAGCATTAGAGAAGGCTAGTAACGATAGAATGGCTAAAAACTCAAACTATCAGTTGTTATTGGAATCTGCTCAATGGAGAGAGAAGCTGGATAAAGAGGAAACCATTACCCTTAATATTACGAAGTTTAATGAAGTCATGAAGCAGAGAAAAGCTCAGATTGAAAAATTCAAGGCACTCACTAAATTTGTAAACGGGTTACAATTCACCATGTATCCAAACGAGATCGAAAGAGAGAAAAAAGATGAAGCATTTAAGAAGAAATCTGAAATGTGGATCAAAAATCTTAAAAAAGATACCTACCTTCAGGAAGCAATGAACATTATTGCAGATATGAATGTAAAATCATAA
- a CDS encoding superoxide dismutase family protein, with amino-acid sequence MKLQKFVLLTGLALFAVSCGTTNTYMVNAKSGTQTGGTAKFTQKGDEVIMKLDVTNLTPGIHAVHIHEKGDCSAADGTSTGGHWNPAKDDHGKWGAEHFHMGDIGNLVADQSGTATLTFKTNKWCLGCTDESKNIIGKGLIIHADKDDFHTQPTGNAGGRVGCVEIK; translated from the coding sequence ATGAAGCTACAAAAATTTGTATTATTAACAGGACTGGCTTTATTTGCTGTTTCTTGTGGAACAACAAATACCTATATGGTTAACGCAAAAAGCGGAACACAGACAGGAGGTACAGCCAAGTTTACGCAGAAAGGTGATGAAGTTATCATGAAACTTGATGTAACGAATTTAACACCGGGAATCCACGCTGTACACATCCATGAAAAAGGAGATTGTTCAGCTGCTGACGGAACTTCTACAGGCGGACACTGGAATCCTGCGAAAGATGATCATGGAAAGTGGGGAGCTGAACACTTCCATATGGGAGACATTGGTAACCTTGTAGCGGATCAGAGCGGAACAGCAACACTTACGTTTAAAACCAACAAATGGTGTTTAGGATGTACTGATGAATCCAAGAATATTATTGGAAAAGGTCTGATCATCCATGCAGACAAGGATGATTTCCATACCCAACCAACCGGAAATGCCGGTGGACGTGTAGGATGTGTGGAGATCAAGTAA
- a CDS encoding AraC family transcriptional regulator: MEAYKKRIVKIIRYIEDHLDSELSLEKVAELGAYSPFHFHRVFKLITGETLQSYVIRKKAEKSALYLAVRRELGIKDIYMDLGFSNHSAFNKTFRKYYGKSPSEFRRSVPENFHKILPIESKNGQIDTIFHQYICNVENLLNWRKMNIEIKVTTLKEMHLASVMSIGIKNVEPSYDILIEWARRKHLFPRDDVKMISVYHDSFKVTPPDKVRIHAGMLLDDKLKEQDGEVFPETIEAGRIIVGSGEFTLDDFEQCWVSLFMWMNENHYTFRKSYPFEVYHSNFREHPEGKMHVDFCIPIH, translated from the coding sequence TTGGAAGCGTATAAAAAAAGGATCGTAAAGATCATCCGGTATATAGAAGATCACCTTGATTCTGAACTCAGTCTTGAAAAAGTAGCAGAACTGGGAGCGTATTCTCCTTTTCATTTTCACAGGGTTTTTAAGCTTATTACAGGGGAGACGCTTCAAAGCTATGTCATCAGAAAAAAAGCAGAAAAAAGCGCATTGTATCTTGCGGTAAGAAGGGAATTGGGCATTAAGGATATTTATATGGATCTTGGCTTTTCTAACCATTCGGCTTTCAATAAAACATTCAGGAAATATTACGGAAAATCACCATCCGAATTTCGAAGGTCAGTCCCGGAAAATTTTCACAAGATTTTACCTATAGAGAGCAAGAACGGACAAATTGATACAATTTTTCACCAGTACATTTGCAATGTAGAAAACCTGCTAAACTGGAGAAAAATGAATATAGAAATTAAAGTAACCACCCTTAAAGAAATGCACCTGGCTTCAGTCATGAGCATTGGGATCAAAAACGTTGAACCTTCTTATGACATTCTTATAGAATGGGCCAGGCGAAAACATCTGTTTCCTAGAGATGATGTAAAAATGATATCGGTATATCATGATAGTTTTAAAGTGACACCTCCGGATAAAGTAAGGATCCACGCAGGAATGCTATTGGATGATAAGCTAAAAGAACAGGATGGAGAAGTTTTCCCGGAAACCATTGAAGCGGGAAGGATCATTGTAGGCAGCGGAGAGTTTACATTAGATGATTTTGAACAATGCTGGGTATCCCTTTTTATGTGGATGAATGAAAACCATTATACTTTTAGGAAATCTTACCCATTTGAAGTGTATCATTCGAATTTCAGGGAACATCCGGAAGGAAAGATGCATGTTGATTTTTGCATTCCGATACACTAA